In Panicum virgatum strain AP13 chromosome 4N, P.virgatum_v5, whole genome shotgun sequence, a single window of DNA contains:
- the LOC120670260 gene encoding PH, RCC1 and FYVE domains-containing protein 1-like isoform X4: MSLYTWAQYTPTAIFQRYPRPDKEFQSFSLIYGHRSLDLICKDKDEAEAWFVGLKALISRWVMETKDGKVSDNPAKHIQQVSPLLFPFYGNDAKKSDLQNVNAHEVIGFGNIFSDVICTGQDRSRISAGSIGASSSVSSGGADTSSGGASGVSYSRSVSSSSYGSGDDFDSSGDVFIWGKGVGAYASHTSGNLHDSRSDLSSPKALDSTFLLDIRSIACGSKHLVLVTKQGEIYSWGEELGGRLGHGVDADVCHPKLIRALSGIIIESVACGEFHTCAVSFCGDLYTWGDGTHYSGVLGHGNDTAHWIPKKVYGPLEGLHISLVSCGQWHTAIVTSLGQLFTFGDGVFGALGHGDRLSTNIPRQVNSLKGMRVLRAACGTWHTAAIVEIVDFLDPAAATKLFTWGDGDRGQLGHVDREARFIPACVASLLEPSFCLVACGHDSTVALSTSGQVYTMGSNAFGQLGNPKTDGKFPTLVGGIISSSFIEEIACGSHHIAVLTSKAEVYTWGRGANGRLGHGDSVNRNTPTLVEALKDKLIKSVVCGADFTAAISLHKCASGLDQAVCSGCHLQFGFRRKRHNCYNCGLVFCKACSSRKSTRASLAPDSFKPYRVCDECYTKLSTVADGKNLRNSGLLEGNPHQLSREATDPDKSLRSRLSKLLTCDSFKPDGKYSLGTGQLPLARIRNMNRSTTNLIGQSKELISSCVPTSKVGSHSQPTSPLSSGPSSPNPIRQENKLSENLTEEVARLKSQVNKLTHKSELLEDELAKANNQLREVRATADLENLKCKAANEIISVLKTQIKAMTPRPECTSKGSWADHVSKLFGSHPRDNNLQDVHRPPDSSGQQAHRSSCNGNSIVADAEWIEQVEPGVYITVFRSPAGQKYLRHVRFSKRRFTEQQAELWWANHRSTLQEQYGILPGDSIFLSRTIREKG, encoded by the exons atgagcctctatacatgggctcaatatacaccaaca GCTATCTTCCAGCGATACCCAAGACCTGATAAGGAGTTTCAGTCATTTTCCCTTATATATGGCCATAGATCATTAGATCTG ATTTGCAAAGACAAGGATGAAGCGGAGGCATGGTTTGTTGGTTTAAAGGCACTTATTTCTCGATGGGTGATGGAGACAAAAGATGGGAAAGTGTCTGATAACCCAGCTAAGCATATTCAGCAAGTTTCACCATTGTTGTTTCCATTTTATGGTAATGATGCCAAAAAAAGT GACTTGCAAAATGTCAATGCTCATGAAGTCATTGGATTTGGAAATATTTTCTCTGATGTGATATGCACTGGACAGGACAGGAGTAGAATAAGTGCAGGGTCTATCGGTGCTTCTAGCTCCGTCTCATCTGGAGGTGCAGATACATCCAGTGGAGGAGCATCTGGAGTTAGCTATTCAAGATCAGTAAGTTCATCCAGCTATGGATCAGGTGATGATTTTGATTCGTCGGGGGATGTTTTCATTTGGGGAAAAGGTGTCGGTGCTTATGCTTCACATACATCTGGAAATCTGCATGATTCTAGGAGTGATCTATCTTCACCAAAGGCGCTGGACTCAACGTTTTTGTTGGATATTCGCAGCATAGCTTGTGGGAGTAAGCATTTAGTGCTTGTTACCAAACAAGGAGAAATATACAGCTGGGGGGAAGAGTTAGGGGGTAGGCTTGGACATGGAGTTGATGCTGATGTTTGTCACCCTAAGCTTATCAGAGCTTTGAGTGGAATAATTATTGAATCTGTTGCCTGCGGGGAATTCCATACTTGTGCTGTCTCTTTTTGCGGGGATCTCTACACGTGGGGTGATGGCACACATTATTCTGGTGTTCTTGGTCATGGAAATGATACTGCTCATTGGATTCCAAAGAAGGTCTATGGCCCTTTGGAAGGTCTGCACATATCTTTAGTATCATGTGGACAATGGCATACGGCCATTGTGACATCATTAGGCCAATTGTTCACCTTCGGTGATGGAGTATTTGGTGCACTGGGCCATGGAGATCGCCTAAGCACAAACATCCCAAGGCAAGTGAACTCTCTGAAAGGAATGCGTGTTCTGCGTGCAGCTTGTGGCACTTGGCACACAGCTGCAATAGTTGAGATTGTAGACTTTCTTGATCCTGCTGCAGCCACCAAACTATTTACATGGGGAGATGGGGACAGAGGTCAGCTTGGACATGTCGACAGAGAAGCAAGGTTCATACCAGCCTGTGTGGCATCGCTTTTAGAACCTAGTTTTTGCCTGGTAGCTTGTGGGCATGACTCTACTGTTGCTCTATCAACCTCTGGGCAAGTGTACACCATGGGCAGTAATGCTTTTGGGCAGCTTGGAAATCCAAAGACTGATGGAAAGTTCCCTACTCTTGTTGGAGGGATCATCTCTAGTAGTTTTATTGAAGAAATAGCATGTGGTTCTCATCACATTGCTGTGCTGACTTCTAAAGCTGAAGTTTATACTTGGGGCAGGGGTGCAAATGGTCGTTTAGGACATGGAGACAGTGTCAATCGAAACACTCCAACTCTTGTTGAAGCTTTAAAAGATAAGCTAATCAAGAGTGTAGTTTGTGGAGCTGATTTCACTGCTGCTATATCTCTCCATAAGTGTGCATCCGGTTTAGATCAGGCAGTATGCTCTGGCTGTCACTTGCAATTCGGTTTTAGAAGAAAACGACACAACTGTTATAACTGTGGTTTAGTTTTTTGCAAAGCATGCAGCAGTAGAAAATCAACGAGAGCTTCTTTGGCACCTGATTCATTCAAGCCGTACCGGGTATGCGATGAGTGCTACACCAAACTCAGTACTGTGGCAGATGGAAAAAATCTGAGAAATTCAGGGCTTCTTGAGGGAAATCCTCATCAATTGTCCAGGGAAGCCACTGATCCAGATAAGAGTTTGCGGTCACGACTGTCTAAGCTTTTGACTTGTGATTCGTTCAAGCCCGATGGTAAATACTCACTGGGTACCGGCCAACTTCCTCTAGCTCGCATACGAAACATGAATCGGAGTACTACGAACTTGATTGGACAGTCCAAGGAGTTGATATCTTCTTGCGTTCCTACCTCAAAAGTAGGCTCTCATTCCCAGCCAACATCGCCTCTGTCCTCCGGACCAAGTTCGCCAAATCCTATCCGACAAGAAAATAAGTTAAGTGAGAATCTTACTGAAGAAGTTGCTAGACTGAAGTCCCAG GTGAACAAGCTGACCCACAAATCGGAACTACTTGAAGATGAACTTGCAAAGGCTAATAATCAATTAAGGGAGGTCAGGGCTACTGCTGATTTAGAAAACTTGAAGTGCAAAGCAGCGAACGAAATTATCAGTGTCCTTAAAACTCAG ATCAAAGCTATGACACCAAGACCTGAGTGTACTTCGAAAGGCAGTTGGGCTGATCATGTATCTAAGTTGTTTGGAAGTCATCCCCGCGATAATAATTTGCAGGATGTTCATAGGCCACCTGATTCCAGTGGCCAGCAGGCTCATCGATCGTCCTGCAATGGAAATAGCATTGTAGCTGATGCAGAATGGATCGAACAGGTTGAACCTGGTGTTTACATCACTGTGTTCCGCTCACCTGCAGGTCAGAAGTACCTCAGGCATGTGCGTTTTAG TAAGAGACGTTTCACAGAACAACAAGCAGAACTATGGTGGGCCAACCACCGATCAACCCTACAAGAGCAATATGGTATTCTGCCTGGAGACAGTATCTTCCTATCAAGAACAATTCGCGAAAAGGGATAG
- the LOC120670260 gene encoding PH, RCC1 and FYVE domains-containing protein 1-like isoform X5 — METKDGKVSDNPAKHIQQVSPLLFPFYGNDAKKSDLQNVNAHEVIGFGNIFSDVICTGQDRSRISAGSIGASSSVSSGGADTSSGGASGVSYSRSVSSSSYGSGDDFDSSGDVFIWGKGVGAYASHTSGNLHDSRSDLSSPKALDSTFLLDIRSIACGSKHLVLVTKQGEIYSWGEELGGRLGHGVDADVCHPKLIRALSGIIIESVACGEFHTCAVSFCGDLYTWGDGTHYSGVLGHGNDTAHWIPKKVYGPLEGLHISLVSCGQWHTAIVTSLGQLFTFGDGVFGALGHGDRLSTNIPRQVNSLKGMRVLRAACGTWHTAAIVEIVDFLDPAAATKLFTWGDGDRGQLGHVDREARFIPACVASLLEPSFCLVACGHDSTVALSTSGQVYTMGSNAFGQLGNPKTDGKFPTLVGGIISSSFIEEIACGSHHIAVLTSKAEVYTWGRGANGRLGHGDSVNRNTPTLVEALKDKLIKSVVCGADFTAAISLHKCASGLDQAVCSGCHLQFGFRRKRHNCYNCGLVFCKACSSRKSTRASLAPDSFKPYRVCDECYTKLSTVADGKNLRNSGLLEGNPHQLSREATDPDKSLRSRLSKLLTCDSFKPDGKYSLGTGQLPLARIRNMNRSTTNLIGQSKELISSCVPTSKVGSHSQPTSPLSSGPSSPNPIRQENKLSENLTEEVARLKSQVNKLTHKSELLEDELAKANNQLREVRATADLENLKCKAANEIISVLKTQIKAMTPRPECTSKGSWADHVSKLFGSHPRDNNLQDVHRPPDSSGQQAHRSSCNGNSIVADAEWIEQVEPGVYITVFRSPAGQKYLRHVRFSKRRFTEQQAELWWANHRSTLQEQYGILPGDSIFLSRTIREKG; from the exons ATGGAGACAAAAGATGGGAAAGTGTCTGATAACCCAGCTAAGCATATTCAGCAAGTTTCACCATTGTTGTTTCCATTTTATGGTAATGATGCCAAAAAAAGT GACTTGCAAAATGTCAATGCTCATGAAGTCATTGGATTTGGAAATATTTTCTCTGATGTGATATGCACTGGACAGGACAGGAGTAGAATAAGTGCAGGGTCTATCGGTGCTTCTAGCTCCGTCTCATCTGGAGGTGCAGATACATCCAGTGGAGGAGCATCTGGAGTTAGCTATTCAAGATCAGTAAGTTCATCCAGCTATGGATCAGGTGATGATTTTGATTCGTCGGGGGATGTTTTCATTTGGGGAAAAGGTGTCGGTGCTTATGCTTCACATACATCTGGAAATCTGCATGATTCTAGGAGTGATCTATCTTCACCAAAGGCGCTGGACTCAACGTTTTTGTTGGATATTCGCAGCATAGCTTGTGGGAGTAAGCATTTAGTGCTTGTTACCAAACAAGGAGAAATATACAGCTGGGGGGAAGAGTTAGGGGGTAGGCTTGGACATGGAGTTGATGCTGATGTTTGTCACCCTAAGCTTATCAGAGCTTTGAGTGGAATAATTATTGAATCTGTTGCCTGCGGGGAATTCCATACTTGTGCTGTCTCTTTTTGCGGGGATCTCTACACGTGGGGTGATGGCACACATTATTCTGGTGTTCTTGGTCATGGAAATGATACTGCTCATTGGATTCCAAAGAAGGTCTATGGCCCTTTGGAAGGTCTGCACATATCTTTAGTATCATGTGGACAATGGCATACGGCCATTGTGACATCATTAGGCCAATTGTTCACCTTCGGTGATGGAGTATTTGGTGCACTGGGCCATGGAGATCGCCTAAGCACAAACATCCCAAGGCAAGTGAACTCTCTGAAAGGAATGCGTGTTCTGCGTGCAGCTTGTGGCACTTGGCACACAGCTGCAATAGTTGAGATTGTAGACTTTCTTGATCCTGCTGCAGCCACCAAACTATTTACATGGGGAGATGGGGACAGAGGTCAGCTTGGACATGTCGACAGAGAAGCAAGGTTCATACCAGCCTGTGTGGCATCGCTTTTAGAACCTAGTTTTTGCCTGGTAGCTTGTGGGCATGACTCTACTGTTGCTCTATCAACCTCTGGGCAAGTGTACACCATGGGCAGTAATGCTTTTGGGCAGCTTGGAAATCCAAAGACTGATGGAAAGTTCCCTACTCTTGTTGGAGGGATCATCTCTAGTAGTTTTATTGAAGAAATAGCATGTGGTTCTCATCACATTGCTGTGCTGACTTCTAAAGCTGAAGTTTATACTTGGGGCAGGGGTGCAAATGGTCGTTTAGGACATGGAGACAGTGTCAATCGAAACACTCCAACTCTTGTTGAAGCTTTAAAAGATAAGCTAATCAAGAGTGTAGTTTGTGGAGCTGATTTCACTGCTGCTATATCTCTCCATAAGTGTGCATCCGGTTTAGATCAGGCAGTATGCTCTGGCTGTCACTTGCAATTCGGTTTTAGAAGAAAACGACACAACTGTTATAACTGTGGTTTAGTTTTTTGCAAAGCATGCAGCAGTAGAAAATCAACGAGAGCTTCTTTGGCACCTGATTCATTCAAGCCGTACCGGGTATGCGATGAGTGCTACACCAAACTCAGTACTGTGGCAGATGGAAAAAATCTGAGAAATTCAGGGCTTCTTGAGGGAAATCCTCATCAATTGTCCAGGGAAGCCACTGATCCAGATAAGAGTTTGCGGTCACGACTGTCTAAGCTTTTGACTTGTGATTCGTTCAAGCCCGATGGTAAATACTCACTGGGTACCGGCCAACTTCCTCTAGCTCGCATACGAAACATGAATCGGAGTACTACGAACTTGATTGGACAGTCCAAGGAGTTGATATCTTCTTGCGTTCCTACCTCAAAAGTAGGCTCTCATTCCCAGCCAACATCGCCTCTGTCCTCCGGACCAAGTTCGCCAAATCCTATCCGACAAGAAAATAAGTTAAGTGAGAATCTTACTGAAGAAGTTGCTAGACTGAAGTCCCAG GTGAACAAGCTGACCCACAAATCGGAACTACTTGAAGATGAACTTGCAAAGGCTAATAATCAATTAAGGGAGGTCAGGGCTACTGCTGATTTAGAAAACTTGAAGTGCAAAGCAGCGAACGAAATTATCAGTGTCCTTAAAACTCAG ATCAAAGCTATGACACCAAGACCTGAGTGTACTTCGAAAGGCAGTTGGGCTGATCATGTATCTAAGTTGTTTGGAAGTCATCCCCGCGATAATAATTTGCAGGATGTTCATAGGCCACCTGATTCCAGTGGCCAGCAGGCTCATCGATCGTCCTGCAATGGAAATAGCATTGTAGCTGATGCAGAATGGATCGAACAGGTTGAACCTGGTGTTTACATCACTGTGTTCCGCTCACCTGCAGGTCAGAAGTACCTCAGGCATGTGCGTTTTAG TAAGAGACGTTTCACAGAACAACAAGCAGAACTATGGTGGGCCAACCACCGATCAACCCTACAAGAGCAATATGGTATTCTGCCTGGAGACAGTATCTTCCTATCAAGAACAATTCGCGAAAAGGGATAG
- the LOC120670260 gene encoding PH, RCC1 and FYVE domains-containing protein 1-like isoform X6 — MGKCLITQLSIFSKFHHCCFHFMDLQNVNAHEVIGFGNIFSDVICTGQDRSRISAGSIGASSSVSSGGADTSSGGASGVSYSRSVSSSSYGSGDDFDSSGDVFIWGKGVGAYASHTSGNLHDSRSDLSSPKALDSTFLLDIRSIACGSKHLVLVTKQGEIYSWGEELGGRLGHGVDADVCHPKLIRALSGIIIESVACGEFHTCAVSFCGDLYTWGDGTHYSGVLGHGNDTAHWIPKKVYGPLEGLHISLVSCGQWHTAIVTSLGQLFTFGDGVFGALGHGDRLSTNIPRQVNSLKGMRVLRAACGTWHTAAIVEIVDFLDPAAATKLFTWGDGDRGQLGHVDREARFIPACVASLLEPSFCLVACGHDSTVALSTSGQVYTMGSNAFGQLGNPKTDGKFPTLVGGIISSSFIEEIACGSHHIAVLTSKAEVYTWGRGANGRLGHGDSVNRNTPTLVEALKDKLIKSVVCGADFTAAISLHKCASGLDQAVCSGCHLQFGFRRKRHNCYNCGLVFCKACSSRKSTRASLAPDSFKPYRVCDECYTKLSTVADGKNLRNSGLLEGNPHQLSREATDPDKSLRSRLSKLLTCDSFKPDGKYSLGTGQLPLARIRNMNRSTTNLIGQSKELISSCVPTSKVGSHSQPTSPLSSGPSSPNPIRQENKLSENLTEEVARLKSQVNKLTHKSELLEDELAKANNQLREVRATADLENLKCKAANEIISVLKTQIKAMTPRPECTSKGSWADHVSKLFGSHPRDNNLQDVHRPPDSSGQQAHRSSCNGNSIVADAEWIEQVEPGVYITVFRSPAGQKYLRHVRFSKRRFTEQQAELWWANHRSTLQEQYGILPGDSIFLSRTIREKG, encoded by the exons ATGGGAAAGTGTCTGATAACCCAGCTAAGCATATTCAGCAAGTTTCACCATTGTTGTTTCCATTTTATG GACTTGCAAAATGTCAATGCTCATGAAGTCATTGGATTTGGAAATATTTTCTCTGATGTGATATGCACTGGACAGGACAGGAGTAGAATAAGTGCAGGGTCTATCGGTGCTTCTAGCTCCGTCTCATCTGGAGGTGCAGATACATCCAGTGGAGGAGCATCTGGAGTTAGCTATTCAAGATCAGTAAGTTCATCCAGCTATGGATCAGGTGATGATTTTGATTCGTCGGGGGATGTTTTCATTTGGGGAAAAGGTGTCGGTGCTTATGCTTCACATACATCTGGAAATCTGCATGATTCTAGGAGTGATCTATCTTCACCAAAGGCGCTGGACTCAACGTTTTTGTTGGATATTCGCAGCATAGCTTGTGGGAGTAAGCATTTAGTGCTTGTTACCAAACAAGGAGAAATATACAGCTGGGGGGAAGAGTTAGGGGGTAGGCTTGGACATGGAGTTGATGCTGATGTTTGTCACCCTAAGCTTATCAGAGCTTTGAGTGGAATAATTATTGAATCTGTTGCCTGCGGGGAATTCCATACTTGTGCTGTCTCTTTTTGCGGGGATCTCTACACGTGGGGTGATGGCACACATTATTCTGGTGTTCTTGGTCATGGAAATGATACTGCTCATTGGATTCCAAAGAAGGTCTATGGCCCTTTGGAAGGTCTGCACATATCTTTAGTATCATGTGGACAATGGCATACGGCCATTGTGACATCATTAGGCCAATTGTTCACCTTCGGTGATGGAGTATTTGGTGCACTGGGCCATGGAGATCGCCTAAGCACAAACATCCCAAGGCAAGTGAACTCTCTGAAAGGAATGCGTGTTCTGCGTGCAGCTTGTGGCACTTGGCACACAGCTGCAATAGTTGAGATTGTAGACTTTCTTGATCCTGCTGCAGCCACCAAACTATTTACATGGGGAGATGGGGACAGAGGTCAGCTTGGACATGTCGACAGAGAAGCAAGGTTCATACCAGCCTGTGTGGCATCGCTTTTAGAACCTAGTTTTTGCCTGGTAGCTTGTGGGCATGACTCTACTGTTGCTCTATCAACCTCTGGGCAAGTGTACACCATGGGCAGTAATGCTTTTGGGCAGCTTGGAAATCCAAAGACTGATGGAAAGTTCCCTACTCTTGTTGGAGGGATCATCTCTAGTAGTTTTATTGAAGAAATAGCATGTGGTTCTCATCACATTGCTGTGCTGACTTCTAAAGCTGAAGTTTATACTTGGGGCAGGGGTGCAAATGGTCGTTTAGGACATGGAGACAGTGTCAATCGAAACACTCCAACTCTTGTTGAAGCTTTAAAAGATAAGCTAATCAAGAGTGTAGTTTGTGGAGCTGATTTCACTGCTGCTATATCTCTCCATAAGTGTGCATCCGGTTTAGATCAGGCAGTATGCTCTGGCTGTCACTTGCAATTCGGTTTTAGAAGAAAACGACACAACTGTTATAACTGTGGTTTAGTTTTTTGCAAAGCATGCAGCAGTAGAAAATCAACGAGAGCTTCTTTGGCACCTGATTCATTCAAGCCGTACCGGGTATGCGATGAGTGCTACACCAAACTCAGTACTGTGGCAGATGGAAAAAATCTGAGAAATTCAGGGCTTCTTGAGGGAAATCCTCATCAATTGTCCAGGGAAGCCACTGATCCAGATAAGAGTTTGCGGTCACGACTGTCTAAGCTTTTGACTTGTGATTCGTTCAAGCCCGATGGTAAATACTCACTGGGTACCGGCCAACTTCCTCTAGCTCGCATACGAAACATGAATCGGAGTACTACGAACTTGATTGGACAGTCCAAGGAGTTGATATCTTCTTGCGTTCCTACCTCAAAAGTAGGCTCTCATTCCCAGCCAACATCGCCTCTGTCCTCCGGACCAAGTTCGCCAAATCCTATCCGACAAGAAAATAAGTTAAGTGAGAATCTTACTGAAGAAGTTGCTAGACTGAAGTCCCAG GTGAACAAGCTGACCCACAAATCGGAACTACTTGAAGATGAACTTGCAAAGGCTAATAATCAATTAAGGGAGGTCAGGGCTACTGCTGATTTAGAAAACTTGAAGTGCAAAGCAGCGAACGAAATTATCAGTGTCCTTAAAACTCAG ATCAAAGCTATGACACCAAGACCTGAGTGTACTTCGAAAGGCAGTTGGGCTGATCATGTATCTAAGTTGTTTGGAAGTCATCCCCGCGATAATAATTTGCAGGATGTTCATAGGCCACCTGATTCCAGTGGCCAGCAGGCTCATCGATCGTCCTGCAATGGAAATAGCATTGTAGCTGATGCAGAATGGATCGAACAGGTTGAACCTGGTGTTTACATCACTGTGTTCCGCTCACCTGCAGGTCAGAAGTACCTCAGGCATGTGCGTTTTAG TAAGAGACGTTTCACAGAACAACAAGCAGAACTATGGTGGGCCAACCACCGATCAACCCTACAAGAGCAATATGGTATTCTGCCTGGAGACAGTATCTTCCTATCAAGAACAATTCGCGAAAAGGGATAG